One Acidobacteriota bacterium DNA window includes the following coding sequences:
- a CDS encoding phosphoheptose isomerase translates to MQKLRNPGGNVSSPDEIQSAASYFAILGRAASSLDWNQIDFIARILHRAYQHEKTTFLFGNGGSAALASHFACDLGKGTWIPGTKRFRAVALTDNLPMLTAWANDSGYEDIFAEQLRGLIQPDDVALAISCSGNSRNVLKALEVARDAAAVTIGLGGFDGGFMKSLCDTALVVSSDNMQIIEDLHLSLAHCLFTLVRKQILQGDLQKVVAAKAS, encoded by the coding sequence CTGCAAAAATTGCGAAATCCTGGAGGAAATGTGTCATCCCCCGACGAGATCCAGAGTGCCGCGTCTTACTTTGCCATTTTGGGACGCGCCGCTTCCAGTTTAGACTGGAATCAAATCGATTTCATTGCTCGTATTCTTCATCGCGCTTACCAGCACGAGAAAACTACCTTTCTCTTCGGCAACGGTGGCAGCGCTGCGCTCGCCTCTCACTTCGCCTGTGATCTAGGCAAGGGAACTTGGATTCCTGGAACCAAGCGGTTCCGCGCGGTTGCACTCACGGATAATTTACCCATGCTGACGGCCTGGGCCAATGATTCCGGCTATGAGGATATCTTTGCAGAGCAGCTTCGTGGCCTCATTCAGCCTGATGATGTGGCTCTTGCGATTAGTTGCAGTGGAAACTCGCGCAACGTGCTAAAGGCGCTCGAGGTCGCTAGAGACGCTGCCGCGGTAACAATCGGCTTGGGTGGATTCGATGGTGGATTCATGAAGTCTCTTTGCGATACTGCCCTCGTTGTTTCCTCCGACAACATGCAGATCATCGAAGATCTTCATCTTTCGCTTGCGCACTGCCTGTTCACTCTCGTGAGAAAACAGATTCTCCAGGGAGACCTCCAGAAAGTCGTTGCTGCTAAAGCGTCATGA
- the galE gene encoding UDP-glucose 4-epimerase GalE, translating to MKILVTGGAGYVGSVCSAQLLQRGHAVTVVDDLSTGHREAVPASADFHRLDIGDKRAVLELFSKKRFDAVFHFAAKALIPESVTNPGTFFDKNLVSGIVFLECLRRASIGNFIFSSTAAVYGNPVRIPIREDDPKEPMNAYGESKLALERILRWYCSAYGWSVVAFRYFNASGSIPGHGERHQPETHILPLLLQVASGRRDFFEIYGTQHATPDGTCLRDYVHVLDIAEAHVLALSRLDLPGFRAFNLGTGTSHSVREVCRAVEQVTGQHLKIRTGAARPGDPAVLCASPEVIRAELGWKAVHSNLLEIVRSAWLWEQAQCNSAVLCESSRSELH from the coding sequence CTGAAAATCCTCGTAACAGGCGGAGCCGGTTACGTCGGTTCGGTTTGCAGCGCACAACTTCTACAGCGGGGACATGCCGTCACCGTCGTGGATGACTTATCCACGGGCCATCGAGAGGCAGTGCCCGCCAGCGCTGATTTTCACCGCCTGGACATCGGTGATAAACGTGCGGTTTTGGAATTGTTTTCGAAAAAGCGCTTCGATGCCGTATTCCATTTTGCGGCCAAAGCATTGATTCCCGAATCCGTGACCAACCCAGGGACTTTTTTCGACAAGAATCTAGTGTCAGGAATCGTGTTTCTTGAGTGCTTAAGACGAGCTAGTATTGGCAATTTTATTTTCTCTTCGACTGCTGCGGTTTATGGCAATCCCGTTCGAATACCGATTCGGGAAGACGATCCCAAAGAGCCCATGAATGCCTACGGTGAAAGCAAGCTCGCTCTGGAGCGGATTCTGCGATGGTATTGCTCGGCTTACGGCTGGTCCGTCGTCGCATTCAGATATTTCAATGCGTCGGGATCTATTCCTGGCCACGGCGAGAGACATCAACCAGAGACGCATATTCTTCCGCTGCTGCTGCAAGTCGCATCAGGGCGTCGTGATTTTTTTGAGATTTATGGAACGCAGCATGCGACTCCGGACGGCACCTGCTTGCGCGACTACGTTCACGTGCTCGATATAGCGGAGGCTCACGTGTTGGCCTTAAGCAGGCTCGATTTGCCTGGTTTTCGAGCATTCAATCTTGGAACTGGGACCAGCCATTCCGTGCGCGAGGTATGCAGAGCGGTGGAACAGGTGACCGGCCAGCATCTGAAGATTCGGACTGGTGCCGCTCGGCCTGGGGATCCTGCTGTGCTGTGCGCTAGCCCTGAAGTAATACGCGCGGAGTTGGGGTGGAAGGCAGTGCATTCCAATTTATTAGAAATTGTGCGCAGCGCTTGGCTATGGGAGCAAGCCCAATGCAATTCAGCAGTACTCTGTGAATCATCGCGTTCGGAGCTTCACTGA
- a CDS encoding glycosyltransferase family 1 protein, with protein sequence MSAKRKLRIGIDLTGLWREATGIFVAASKLTRELLRIDTDNSYTLFFSGDVHADFRDLPPNAHASLVPIREEFFAKQLFMGALCNVLRLDLIHFPAFPPPLLCWRPFIWTLHDATPWLYPKTMDLKGRYYFRWIGSRAAKRSRLLVTDSEDAKQKITNALALPAHKVRVVRLGVDSTFKRIVDMEVLASVRARYRVPEKFILVVGTREPRKNLPALVQAYHKMRKANETKLGLVIVGRTGWNSQTLEDDSRSENEQIVLTGFVPHSDLVALYSLAEVFVLPSLYEGFGFPPLEAMACGCPVIVSDRGSLPEVVGNAAILIDPESQDSIMAAIRTVEGNEQLREDLATRGMERAKGFSWKEAAARTLALYYEVAAH encoded by the coding sequence GTGTCTGCCAAACGCAAATTAAGAATCGGCATTGATCTTACGGGACTCTGGAGGGAGGCCACGGGAATCTTCGTCGCCGCGTCGAAATTGACACGCGAACTACTGCGTATCGACACGGATAACAGCTACACGCTTTTTTTCTCCGGTGACGTGCATGCGGACTTCCGAGATTTGCCTCCGAATGCCCATGCCAGTCTTGTTCCGATTCGAGAAGAATTCTTTGCCAAACAGCTATTCATGGGAGCTCTCTGCAATGTCCTGAGGCTGGATTTAATCCATTTCCCGGCGTTCCCACCGCCTCTACTGTGTTGGCGGCCTTTCATCTGGACTCTTCACGACGCGACGCCATGGCTTTACCCGAAGACAATGGACCTGAAGGGCCGCTATTACTTTCGCTGGATTGGTAGTCGAGCCGCGAAGAGAAGCCGGTTGCTTGTGACCGATTCGGAGGACGCGAAGCAGAAAATTACGAATGCTTTAGCTCTCCCCGCCCACAAGGTGAGGGTTGTTCGCCTTGGGGTAGACAGTACGTTCAAAAGGATTGTTGATATGGAGGTGCTGGCCTCGGTGCGTGCGCGGTATCGGGTGCCTGAGAAGTTCATTCTCGTGGTAGGCACGAGGGAACCGAGGAAGAACTTGCCAGCTCTCGTCCAGGCCTACCATAAAATGCGCAAAGCGAACGAAACGAAACTGGGTCTGGTAATCGTCGGGCGGACTGGTTGGAATTCGCAGACACTTGAGGACGATTCGCGAAGCGAGAATGAGCAGATCGTCCTGACTGGCTTCGTGCCACACTCTGACTTGGTTGCGCTTTACAGCTTGGCCGAAGTTTTTGTTCTACCTTCGCTTTATGAAGGATTCGGTTTCCCACCTCTTGAGGCAATGGCATGCGGATGCCCGGTCATTGTTTCTGACCGCGGTTCTTTACCTGAGGTAGTTGGGAATGCTGCGATCCTCATAGATCCGGAGAGCCAGGATTCCATAATGGCGGCGATTCGGACTGTAGAAGGCAATGAACAGCTGCGGGAGGACTTGGCGACACGAGGAATGGAGCGGGCAAAAGGTTTTTCCTGGAAAGAGGCGGCGGCAAGAACTCTGGCTTTGTATTATGAGGTCGCAGCTCATTAA